A single genomic interval of Acidobacteriota bacterium harbors:
- a CDS encoding rod shape-determining protein, translating into MTWNPRSLLSLFSNDLAIDLGTANTLVFAKGRGVVVSEPSIVAVNQKTGKVEAVGKEAKEMLGRTPGNIIAIRPMKDGVIADFEHTEKMLDYFIKKAHNNRSFGVRPRIIIGVPSEITQVEKRAVRDAALRAKATEVYLVEQAMVAAIGAGLPIKEPTGNMIVDIGGGTTDVAVISMAGIVYSKALRVAGNEMDDDIIQYIKRKYNLLIGERTAEEVKIKIGSAFPLDEEMTMEIKGRDLIEGIPKTITISDAEIREALSETVTMIIGAVRDALEQTPPELAADIVDKGIILTGGGSLVKNLDKRLREETGLPISMADEPLASVVLGTGKMLTDFNLLRKICID; encoded by the coding sequence ATGACATGGAATCCGAGGTCACTGCTCAGTCTTTTTTCGAACGATCTTGCGATCGATCTTGGGACGGCCAATACACTTGTCTTTGCTAAAGGTAGAGGGGTTGTCGTAAGTGAGCCTTCCATAGTTGCCGTGAACCAGAAGACGGGAAAGGTTGAAGCGGTCGGAAAAGAAGCTAAAGAGATGCTCGGCCGGACTCCGGGGAATATCATTGCTATCCGGCCAATGAAGGACGGGGTCATCGCTGATTTCGAGCACACGGAGAAGATGCTCGATTACTTCATCAAGAAGGCGCACAACAACAGAAGCTTCGGCGTCAGGCCAAGGATCATCATTGGAGTCCCCTCGGAGATAACGCAGGTGGAGAAGAGGGCCGTGAGGGATGCTGCACTCAGGGCCAAAGCGACTGAAGTCTACCTTGTTGAGCAGGCTATGGTAGCTGCTATCGGAGCCGGACTGCCAATCAAGGAGCCCACCGGAAACATGATTGTCGACATCGGCGGAGGAACGACGGACGTGGCCGTCATCTCGATGGCAGGGATTGTGTACAGCAAGGCTCTCCGTGTCGCCGGCAACGAGATGGACGATGACATCATTCAGTACATCAAGAGAAAGTACAACCTTCTCATCGGTGAGAGAACAGCCGAAGAGGTCAAGATTAAGATCGGTTCTGCCTTCCCGCTCGATGAGGAGATGACCATGGAGATCAAGGGAAGGGACCTCATCGAGGGGATTCCCAAGACCATCACAATTTCCGATGCCGAGATCAGGGAAGCCCTGAGTGAGACGGTAACCATGATCATCGGTGCGGTCAGAGATGCGCTCGAGCAGACGCCTCCCGAACTTGCAGCGGACATCGTCGACAAAGGCATCATACTGACGGGCGGAGGGTCCCTTGTGAAGAATCTTGACAAGAGATTGAGGGAAGAGACAGGTCTTCCCATTTCCATGGCGGACGAACCACTCGCCTCAGTTGTGCTCGGAACAGGGAAAATGCTCACCGATTTCAACCTGTTGAGAAAAATCTGCATCGATTGA
- a CDS encoding peptidylprolyl isomerase has product MLNVLRENLRHLKWILLLVVASFIITIFAVWGGGGFRQRGREEEAPDWAALVDGEPVSIPEFIRSAKNIDEFYSRLYGDRYSEIRKNLNLGAQVIGTLIEQKMILQEAKALGITATPEEVSQKIMSYPAFMENGLFIGKERYTRLLRATERDIGEFESGIRDSIIMEKWRNLIADNVFISPAELEREYRETNEKVSFDYIFLSSASYENEVSVGDEEARAHFFENNGRYRKAESRRAKFIVLSRDDLKKEVQITENDIKVYYRNNISDFQQTEQVAAKHILIKVDPNSTPETDEKAKKDIEEILSRARRGESFEELAKKFSQDEGSSPNGGDLGRFQRGMMVKEFEDVAFSLAVGAISDVVRTQFGYHIIKVTEKIPERLITLEEARDRIMRELEYEKTQDLLESKMNKIRAEMTSSERFEEVAKRYALPIMDTGFITREQRVPETGTALEFQKVLFSLKPFEIGGPVAVARGLSILLFTEEQEAKIPAFEEVRNDVVLDLRQRKAAEKAYEFLRVALIESGRNIESLAKKLKLEVKHAREITRRHVIPEVGSVPSTIEELLRYSPGDLAGPVKTPHGAILAKIQDVVLISPERFASEKETFKENLLSSKREVLIDGIIQHIRARKDIKVNSQLIKQIGI; this is encoded by the coding sequence ATGCTCAATGTTTTAAGGGAGAATCTGAGGCATCTAAAATGGATCCTGCTTCTCGTCGTGGCCTCGTTCATCATCACAATCTTTGCCGTCTGGGGAGGAGGTGGATTTCGACAGAGGGGTCGAGAAGAAGAGGCTCCCGATTGGGCTGCACTCGTCGATGGTGAACCGGTCAGTATCCCCGAGTTTATCAGATCGGCAAAAAATATCGATGAATTCTATTCCCGTCTATACGGGGATAGATACTCCGAGATTCGTAAGAATCTGAATCTAGGAGCCCAGGTCATCGGCACTCTGATCGAGCAAAAGATGATCCTTCAGGAGGCGAAGGCTTTAGGTATCACGGCCACGCCCGAAGAGGTCTCTCAGAAGATCATGAGCTATCCGGCTTTCATGGAAAATGGCCTTTTCATAGGCAAGGAAAGGTACACGAGGCTCCTCAGAGCCACCGAACGCGATATCGGCGAATTTGAAAGCGGAATCCGCGATTCTATCATCATGGAAAAGTGGAGAAACCTGATTGCAGACAATGTCTTTATTTCTCCTGCAGAGCTCGAACGCGAATACAGAGAGACTAACGAAAAGGTTTCTTTCGATTATATCTTTCTCAGTTCTGCAAGCTACGAAAACGAGGTCAGCGTCGGTGACGAAGAAGCACGAGCCCATTTCTTCGAAAACAACGGCAGATACAGGAAGGCGGAATCTCGAAGAGCAAAATTCATCGTCCTCTCCAGAGATGATTTAAAGAAGGAAGTCCAGATTACTGAAAACGATATCAAAGTCTATTACCGGAACAACATCTCTGACTTCCAGCAGACTGAACAGGTCGCAGCAAAGCATATCCTCATAAAGGTTGATCCAAACTCAACACCGGAAACAGATGAGAAAGCCAAAAAAGATATCGAAGAGATCCTGAGCAGAGCGCGGAGGGGAGAAAGTTTCGAAGAGCTGGCGAAGAAGTTCTCACAGGACGAAGGCTCTTCTCCCAATGGAGGCGATTTGGGACGCTTCCAGAGAGGAATGATGGTCAAAGAGTTTGAGGATGTTGCTTTCTCTCTTGCCGTCGGCGCGATCAGCGACGTAGTCAGGACCCAGTTCGGCTATCACATCATCAAGGTCACGGAGAAGATTCCGGAAAGACTGATTACTCTGGAAGAGGCACGGGACAGGATCATGCGGGAACTAGAATACGAGAAGACGCAGGATCTCCTGGAAAGCAAGATGAACAAGATAAGAGCGGAGATGACCAGCTCCGAGAGATTTGAAGAAGTGGCCAAGAGGTACGCCCTTCCGATCATGGATACAGGGTTCATCACGCGGGAACAGAGAGTCCCCGAAACAGGAACGGCACTCGAATTCCAGAAGGTTCTCTTCTCTCTAAAGCCTTTTGAGATAGGTGGTCCAGTCGCCGTCGCCCGGGGTCTTTCAATCCTTCTCTTTACGGAGGAGCAGGAAGCAAAAATCCCAGCTTTCGAAGAGGTCAGGAACGACGTGGTCCTCGATTTGCGACAGCGGAAGGCTGCCGAGAAGGCTTACGAATTCCTCAGAGTCGCTCTGATTGAAAGTGGTCGGAATATCGAATCGTTGGCAAAAAAGCTGAAATTGGAAGTCAAGCATGCCAGAGAGATCACAAGGAGGCACGTCATTCCTGAAGTAGGAAGCGTTCCCTCCACCATCGAGGAGTTACTCAGATATTCTCCGGGCGATCTGGCTGGTCCTGTGAAGACGCCGCACGGAGCCATCCTTGCAAAGATCCAGGACGTAGTCCTCATCAGCCCCGAGAGGTTCGCCAGTGAAAAAGAGACATTCAAAGAAAATCTTCTCAGCAGCAAACGCGAGGTGCTCATCGACGGGATCATTCAGCATATTCGCGCCAGAAAAGATATCAAAGTAAACAGCCAGCTCATAAAACAGATCGGGATCTAA